From the Oleiphilus messinensis genome, one window contains:
- a CDS encoding DUF1801 domain-containing protein: MSKSTTAETATGPSLVDQKIAALNDWRGDMLSQIRKLINEVDPTVEEDCKWFKPTNPTGVPVWSNSGIICTGESYKAKVKLTFQKGAFLPDPSGLFNASLEGKQRRAIDIGEGETIDADTFKALIQAAIDLNNAPRK; the protein is encoded by the coding sequence GTGAGCAAATCCACCACGGCAGAAACGGCCACCGGCCCTAGCCTCGTCGACCAGAAAATCGCAGCCCTCAATGACTGGCGCGGTGACATGCTGAGCCAGATCCGAAAACTCATCAATGAGGTTGACCCGACAGTTGAAGAAGACTGCAAGTGGTTCAAGCCAACCAATCCCACCGGCGTACCCGTTTGGTCCAATAGTGGAATCATCTGCACTGGAGAATCATACAAGGCAAAAGTAAAACTGACCTTTCAAAAAGGTGCATTTTTACCCGATCCAAGTGGCTTGTTCAACGCGAGCCTGGAAGGCAAACAGCGACGGGCAATCGATATCGGTGAAGGTGAGACTATCGACGCCGATACCTTCAAAGCCCTGATTCAAGCCGCCATAGACCTGAATAACGCCCCCCGGAAATAA
- a CDS encoding aldo/keto reductase, with product MEYRKLGKTDLDISLIGLGTMTWGNQNTQDEGFEQMDYALERGINFFDTAEMYAIPPAADRYGSTETIIGNWFKARGTRDKVILASKISGPGLAWIREGSAITKETIIQAVEGSLRRLQTDYIDLYQLHWPNRGSYHFGKTWTFAPGFDAAQEIENFLEVLETFQDLIAAGKIRHIGLSNETAWGTSKWLQLSEQHGLPRMASIQNEYSLLCRYFEPDLSEIAHSEACGLLAWSPLCRGILSGKYLDGARPEGARLTIETRPEHRIGEATDNATRQYMALAKQHGLDPCQMALAFVNSRPFVSSNLIGATTMEQLRSNIDSIDLTLSAEVLAGIESIHRVLPQPY from the coding sequence ATGGAATACCGCAAACTGGGTAAAACCGACTTGGACATCAGTCTGATCGGCCTGGGTACAATGACCTGGGGAAATCAAAATACACAGGATGAAGGCTTCGAGCAAATGGATTATGCGCTCGAGCGAGGCATTAACTTTTTCGATACCGCGGAGATGTATGCCATTCCCCCTGCGGCAGATCGTTATGGTTCAACCGAGACCATTATAGGTAACTGGTTCAAGGCGAGAGGCACCCGGGATAAAGTCATTCTTGCCTCCAAAATATCCGGGCCGGGTTTAGCGTGGATTCGCGAAGGCAGTGCCATCACCAAAGAGACCATCATCCAAGCCGTCGAGGGCAGTTTGCGACGACTGCAAACGGACTATATTGACCTTTACCAGCTACACTGGCCCAATCGAGGGTCATATCACTTCGGTAAAACCTGGACATTTGCACCAGGCTTCGATGCAGCGCAAGAAATTGAAAACTTTCTCGAAGTGCTGGAAACGTTTCAGGATCTGATTGCCGCTGGCAAAATCCGTCATATTGGTCTGTCCAATGAAACGGCCTGGGGCACCAGTAAGTGGTTACAGCTATCAGAACAGCATGGCTTGCCACGCATGGCTTCCATCCAAAACGAGTATTCCCTGCTATGCCGGTATTTTGAACCGGATCTGAGTGAAATTGCACACAGTGAAGCCTGTGGCCTGTTGGCCTGGTCGCCCTTGTGTCGCGGAATTCTGAGCGGAAAATATCTGGATGGTGCGCGGCCCGAAGGTGCACGCCTGACGATAGAGACCCGACCCGAACACCGGATCGGTGAAGCAACGGACAACGCGACTCGCCAATATATGGCGCTGGCCAAACAACACGGGCTTGACCCTTGTCAGATGGCTTTGGCGTTTGTGAACAGTCGACCGTTTGTCAGCTCGAATCTGATTGGTGCAACTACCATGGAACAATTGCGCAGTAACATCGACTCGATTGACCTGACCTTATCTGCCGAAGTCCTGGCAGGAATTGAATCCATTCACCGAGTATTACCCCAGCCCTATTAA
- a CDS encoding alpha/beta hydrolase — translation MTTQWQDFSYTSVTGHHCWGYHAGGTRGTILFLHGWGDHGERYRELGEQFHARGFAVVLPDLPGHGRSAGPRARVERFSDLVGDCLRILETLNITEPVWLNGHSMGGCLAFHLALQYPERVKGVIFNSAALTINPAIQLWKRMLSRLLGRHFPHLKLATLKQAWMMSQCPIERERYCSDPLIYHGKIEAGTGLELMNANGYVADNMANFRHCFLALQGAKDALVNPEGPERLHRIAGVEGAELCIYPEARHDLLHDLESPAVMRKMLEWMEDQCPALP, via the coding sequence ATGACAACCCAATGGCAGGACTTCTCATACACTTCAGTCACAGGACATCACTGTTGGGGATACCACGCAGGTGGTACGCGTGGCACAATACTGTTTCTGCACGGCTGGGGCGATCATGGGGAGCGTTACAGGGAACTCGGCGAACAGTTTCATGCCCGCGGTTTTGCTGTGGTTCTTCCTGATCTGCCAGGGCACGGTCGATCTGCCGGCCCTCGGGCGAGAGTCGAGCGATTTTCTGATCTAGTGGGCGATTGTTTGCGTATTCTGGAGACACTGAATATTACTGAACCGGTATGGTTAAACGGTCATAGTATGGGCGGCTGCCTGGCCTTTCATCTTGCACTGCAGTACCCGGAACGGGTGAAGGGTGTGATATTTAACAGCGCAGCTCTGACGATCAACCCTGCCATTCAACTCTGGAAACGCATGTTGTCCAGACTGCTCGGGCGTCACTTCCCTCACTTGAAACTGGCGACACTGAAACAAGCCTGGATGATGAGTCAATGTCCAATTGAACGCGAGCGCTACTGCAGTGATCCGCTGATTTATCACGGGAAGATTGAGGCGGGTACAGGCTTGGAGTTGATGAATGCCAATGGGTATGTTGCCGACAACATGGCTAATTTCAGACATTGCTTTTTGGCACTTCAAGGAGCGAAAGATGCACTCGTCAATCCAGAGGGGCCAGAACGGTTACATCGGATTGCAGGCGTAGAGGGTGCAGAACTTTGCATATACCCTGAAGCCCGTCACGACTTGCTGCATGACCTCGAGTCTCCTGCCGTCATGCGCAAAATGCTGGAATGGATGGAGGACCAGTGTCCTGCGCTGCCATAG
- a CDS encoding class I SAM-dependent methyltransferase, with protein MNKDEIKALFDQQAEGYDQQWSHMAPINDGLYFFLGSIFADLPPESDILCIGAGTGKELLYLGERFPNWTFTVIEPSAKMLTVCKNSLQQAGMSDRCYFHEGYLETLPQRTQHDGATSFLVSQFILNPDDRSAFFREIAGRLKPESVMVSTDLAADTSAPEYEKLLSLWLTVMANAKVSEDMINRVKTAYNTDVAVIPAKQIGEIISAGGFEHPVQFYQAGLIHGFYAVRGRDC; from the coding sequence ATGAACAAAGATGAAATCAAGGCACTCTTTGATCAACAGGCTGAAGGGTATGATCAGCAATGGTCACACATGGCACCGATCAATGATGGCTTGTACTTTTTTCTCGGATCGATTTTTGCCGACCTCCCACCGGAGTCAGATATCTTGTGTATCGGAGCCGGTACCGGAAAAGAATTGCTGTACCTTGGCGAACGATTCCCGAATTGGACATTTACGGTGATAGAACCGTCGGCAAAGATGTTAACAGTCTGCAAAAATTCACTGCAACAAGCAGGAATGAGCGATCGCTGCTATTTCCACGAAGGGTATCTGGAAACCCTGCCGCAACGGACACAACACGATGGCGCAACGAGCTTTCTTGTCTCACAATTTATCCTGAACCCTGACGACCGTTCGGCATTTTTCCGAGAAATCGCTGGACGACTAAAACCCGAAAGCGTAATGGTCAGTACCGATCTCGCCGCAGACACATCAGCACCGGAATATGAAAAACTGCTGTCACTCTGGCTGACCGTCATGGCCAACGCCAAAGTCTCTGAAGACATGATCAATCGTGTAAAAACCGCTTACAACACCGATGTCGCAGTGATCCCGGCAAAACAGATCGGCGAAATCATCAGCGCGGGCGGTTTTGAACATCCCGTACAATTTTATCAGGCCGGATTGATACATGGTTTTTACGCTGTGCGGGGTAGGGATTGTTAA
- a CDS encoding Crp/Fnr family transcriptional regulator, whose translation MDMNQQQLTDCAEYFLSRFESLGATDIRELIPDEVFRVHHLAKSETLVACGKQDNRLYLVIDGLLKIDHVTENGRHYVRAFLREDMFYATLSSILTQSPNQCTVQAIEPCTICSIPFSCLQTGLDQSLKLNIAWRRYMEQHFIRHERRELDLLGNDARKRYINFIRDYPSLESRIPNHLIAAYLGVTEQSLSRIKRNLT comes from the coding sequence ATGGATATGAATCAGCAGCAACTCACAGACTGCGCGGAGTACTTTTTATCTCGATTTGAATCGCTCGGAGCGACAGATATTCGCGAGCTCATTCCGGATGAGGTATTTCGCGTTCACCACTTGGCCAAGAGTGAAACGCTTGTGGCATGCGGTAAACAAGACAACCGTTTGTATCTGGTCATTGATGGCTTGCTGAAGATTGACCACGTTACAGAGAATGGTCGCCACTATGTTCGGGCATTTCTCAGGGAGGACATGTTTTACGCCACTCTCAGCAGCATTCTCACACAATCACCCAACCAGTGTACGGTGCAGGCAATCGAACCCTGCACGATCTGCTCTATTCCATTTTCCTGCCTGCAAACGGGCCTGGATCAATCACTCAAGCTCAATATTGCCTGGCGACGTTATATGGAACAGCATTTCATCCGTCATGAACGTCGAGAACTGGATCTGCTGGGTAACGATGCCCGGAAACGCTATATCAACTTCATTCGGGATTACCCCAGTCTCGAATCACGAATACCGAATCACCTGATCGCAGCCTATTTAGGTGTCACGGAACAATCTCTTTCACGCATCAAGCGGAATCTTACCTGA
- a CDS encoding anthrax toxin-like adenylyl cyclase domain-containing protein: MAVIKGLEASFRHSQNGMIRSDMQACTRVANKLGEVIIFRSTGPWAKRWIERGYPTKNFHVKGKSSDWGPQAGFVPYLGKYSKVWFNQQKADKGTQANDKGIKGGYAKKQTLVLTDSEINDQLNRPEEHPARKAIKSKTQVQGSKDLILICEPSGGGKEFAFKAIHRSQSNDYEIWYYPEGAGTNFFKLVDAQVGGPLEVMCSGEKGGEKPMTGDYDLMAICPSWGQYGSLTSTSIHKPGLWFGNKQQPGLSYGPGVGMDNVLDPRLHTGGKFDHKDYQGSRYSEQAKLNLQQESGKYDPREEHEDMGNLTPRILRCINELNAEMGALGSKAPMRRVHHNAESHRHKGFGAITESEMNQILSNGFGDGFPLTVFQPSALVRPTSGQVLPTATYTEVCTLETYAEFKQYAVALKGAGYFVPKSWVWGLPSQIR; this comes from the coding sequence ATGGCTGTAATTAAAGGTTTAGAAGCATCTTTTCGCCATTCGCAAAATGGCATGATCCGGTCCGATATGCAGGCATGCACCCGGGTAGCAAATAAACTCGGGGAAGTGATTATCTTTCGTTCTACCGGGCCCTGGGCGAAACGCTGGATCGAACGGGGTTACCCAACCAAGAACTTTCATGTAAAAGGCAAGAGTTCAGACTGGGGGCCGCAGGCGGGATTTGTACCGTATCTCGGGAAGTACAGTAAGGTCTGGTTTAATCAACAAAAAGCAGACAAAGGAACCCAGGCAAATGATAAAGGTATCAAAGGTGGCTATGCCAAGAAGCAAACGTTGGTCCTTACGGACAGTGAAATTAATGATCAGCTAAATCGACCAGAGGAGCACCCGGCGCGAAAGGCGATCAAAAGCAAGACGCAAGTTCAAGGCTCCAAGGATTTAATTCTGATATGCGAACCCAGTGGCGGTGGCAAAGAGTTTGCGTTTAAAGCGATACACCGCAGTCAGAGCAACGACTATGAAATCTGGTATTACCCGGAGGGTGCCGGTACAAACTTTTTCAAATTGGTTGATGCGCAGGTGGGCGGGCCTCTTGAGGTGATGTGCTCGGGAGAGAAAGGCGGTGAGAAGCCCATGACCGGTGACTATGACTTGATGGCGATCTGTCCGTCATGGGGCCAATACGGCAGCCTGACATCCACTTCGATCCATAAACCCGGACTGTGGTTTGGCAACAAACAACAACCGGGCTTGAGCTACGGTCCGGGTGTGGGGATGGACAATGTGTTGGATCCCCGGCTGCACACCGGAGGAAAGTTCGATCACAAAGATTATCAGGGCAGCCGCTACAGTGAACAGGCGAAACTGAATTTGCAGCAGGAATCAGGGAAATACGATCCTCGGGAAGAACATGAAGATATGGGTAACCTCACGCCCCGAATACTGCGGTGTATCAATGAATTGAATGCCGAGATGGGAGCACTGGGCTCCAAGGCACCCATGCGTCGCGTTCATCATAATGCGGAGTCTCACCGTCACAAAGGCTTCGGGGCGATCACCGAGTCCGAGATGAACCAGATTCTGAGCAATGGCTTCGGTGATGGCTTTCCGCTCACGGTCTTTCAGCCTTCGGCGCTGGTCCGACCCACCAGCGGACAGGTCTTGCCGACTGCAACCTACACGGAAGTGTGCACGTTGGAAACTTATGCAGAATTTAAACAGTATGCGGTTGCCCTCAAGGGGGCAGGTTATTTTGTGCCGAAAAGCTGGGTGTGGGGCTTGCCCAGTCAAATCCGCTAG
- a CDS encoding PilZ domain-containing protein — protein MTELRARTRMPTANLKSSIRVSKGLLKQLWEEARAKDFSFFGMCLKTNREYHVDDVITLSLQLELDVGTIGIEQINARIVRVNKLVGFYEYGVEFDQKVVRNPTGDVAKDLLRIENFLTRQAALTARLSEQKIA, from the coding sequence ATGACTGAATTACGGGCACGTACACGAATGCCAACAGCCAATCTTAAATCGTCCATTCGTGTGTCCAAAGGCCTTCTCAAACAACTATGGGAAGAAGCCAGAGCAAAAGACTTTTCATTCTTCGGAATGTGCTTGAAAACCAACCGGGAATACCATGTTGATGATGTGATCACGCTATCCCTTCAACTGGAACTGGATGTGGGAACCATCGGCATAGAGCAAATCAATGCGCGAATTGTCCGGGTGAACAAATTAGTCGGGTTTTATGAATACGGCGTTGAATTCGACCAGAAAGTCGTAAGAAACCCGACAGGTGATGTGGCCAAAGACTTGCTGCGCATCGAAAACTTCCTGACCCGCCAGGCCGCGCTGACAGCTCGATTGTCAGAGCAGAAGATCGCGTAA
- a CDS encoding PEP-CTERM sorting domain-containing protein (PEP-CTERM proteins occur, often in large numbers, in the proteomes of bacteria that also encode an exosortase, a predicted intramembrane cysteine proteinase. The presence of a PEP-CTERM domain at a protein's C-terminus predicts cleavage within the sorting domain, followed by covalent anchoring to some some component of the (usually Gram-negative) cell surface. Many PEP-CTERM proteins exhibit an unusual sequence composition that includes large numbers of potential glycosylation sites. Expression of one such protein has been shown restore the ability of a bacterium to form floc, a type of biofilm.) gives MMIRALLFVLVCVSGNVTAGVIDFDFESAMSVVTENTWTAGTDDLDTWYAPHSTNSSSEAAFSIENGVINLDHDNRNHYRSMLYAIALPDAGTYELLLETLYSNYSNQLNYWQVFAANDGATFNLRSLTWSTVPTSATRLTRDYAPDDGSENGVDFIGYSNEFSISEADFASYDYLVLALTGSRNSSQMLQFDNLSISEVPEPGSLALCVVAALAMTGLRRRQNSKI, from the coding sequence ATGATGATTCGAGCTTTGTTGTTTGTATTGGTTTGTGTCTCGGGTAACGTGACCGCAGGCGTTATCGATTTTGATTTTGAAAGTGCCATGTCGGTGGTTACTGAAAATACCTGGACAGCGGGTACCGATGATCTGGATACCTGGTATGCTCCTCACAGCACGAATTCCAGTAGCGAGGCTGCATTTTCCATTGAAAACGGTGTGATTAATCTGGACCATGACAATAGAAATCACTACCGCAGCATGCTCTATGCCATTGCTCTCCCGGATGCGGGTACCTATGAACTCCTGCTGGAAACACTGTACAGCAATTACAGCAACCAATTGAATTATTGGCAGGTGTTTGCTGCAAATGATGGTGCGACCTTCAACCTTAGATCGCTAACCTGGTCAACTGTACCAACCAGCGCCACACGATTGACCCGTGATTATGCTCCTGATGATGGCAGTGAAAATGGTGTTGATTTTATCGGTTATTCAAATGAGTTCTCGATTAGTGAGGCTGATTTTGCATCCTATGATTATCTGGTGCTGGCGCTTACCGGTAGTCGCAATTCCAGCCAGATGCTGCAGTTTGATAATCTCTCAATCTCGGAAGTACCTGAACCCGGCTCGCTTGCGCTTTGTGTTGTTGCTGCACTGGCAATGACAGGCCTGCGTCGTCGCCAGAACAGCAAGATTTAG
- a CDS encoding RNA 2'-phosphotransferase — MSTDKDKNKSSEQVKLSRTVAHALRHAPEIYGLKLDEFGWVDLTQLIHALKNKDQHWSNISTEDLIQIVDSREKQRFELNGTQIRAIYGHSFTAPINYPSAHPPPLLYHGTTAIFAKAIMETGLLPMQRQYVHLSDDRETATAVALRRTSNPVILRIDAAAANRDGIRFYKGNDRVWLTSEVDSQYIVLDVII; from the coding sequence ATGAGCACAGACAAAGATAAAAACAAAAGCAGTGAACAAGTTAAATTAAGCCGAACGGTTGCACACGCACTAAGACATGCTCCCGAAATCTATGGCTTGAAGCTGGATGAGTTCGGTTGGGTCGACTTAACTCAACTAATCCATGCCCTGAAAAACAAAGATCAACATTGGTCAAATATCAGTACAGAGGATTTGATTCAAATTGTTGATTCAAGGGAAAAGCAACGTTTCGAGCTCAACGGGACTCAAATTCGGGCAATTTATGGTCACTCGTTTACCGCGCCGATAAACTACCCCTCTGCTCACCCGCCCCCACTGCTCTATCACGGGACTACGGCAATTTTTGCCAAGGCTATTATGGAAACTGGCTTGCTACCAATGCAGCGTCAATACGTGCACTTGTCTGATGACCGAGAAACTGCAACAGCAGTTGCACTCCGCCGCACGAGCAACCCGGTTATTCTAAGGATTGACGCCGCAGCTGCGAACCGGGATGGGATCCGATTTTATAAAGGCAACGACCGAGTCTGGCTGACGTCTGAAGTAGACAGCCAATATATTGTTCTTGATGTGATCATTTGA
- a CDS encoding dienelactone hydrolase family protein, producing the protein MPDMDDFQAFEFSYDGLSKPVFKLGSDDQPAVLIMIELPGMTRHTVEFARRLNREGYTIYLPLLFGKPDSPYEPGRNLFKICIQKEFNLLAHNKPSQVTEWLRALCREMQKQSGGPVGAIGMCFTGGFALSLLIDEAVAAPVVSQPGYARGFLTKKGRADLGIPDSELDQAVSRSLNENIPVLGLRFTHDVICPKARFDALEQRLGKNFIRIDIDSSLRNPHKIPVYAHSVLTVDYQDKEGHPTRLAYERLVAFLNERLPHASSSKIAETSV; encoded by the coding sequence ATGCCGGATATGGATGATTTTCAGGCGTTTGAGTTTTCGTATGATGGCCTGAGCAAACCGGTCTTTAAATTGGGGAGCGACGATCAGCCTGCGGTTCTCATCATGATTGAGCTGCCCGGTATGACACGGCATACGGTTGAATTCGCCAGACGTCTCAATCGGGAAGGCTATACCATCTATCTGCCACTCCTTTTTGGTAAGCCCGACAGTCCCTATGAACCGGGACGAAATTTGTTCAAGATTTGTATTCAAAAAGAGTTTAACTTGCTGGCACACAACAAACCGAGTCAGGTCACCGAGTGGCTTCGGGCGCTGTGCCGGGAGATGCAGAAACAATCCGGTGGGCCAGTCGGCGCAATTGGCATGTGCTTTACCGGCGGCTTTGCGCTCTCGTTATTGATCGATGAAGCTGTCGCCGCCCCCGTCGTCTCACAACCCGGTTACGCCAGAGGTTTCCTGACCAAAAAAGGAAGAGCAGACCTGGGGATTCCTGACTCAGAACTGGACCAGGCCGTTAGCCGCTCACTGAATGAAAACATTCCCGTACTCGGCTTACGCTTTACCCACGATGTAATCTGCCCCAAAGCCCGCTTTGATGCCCTGGAACAACGGCTGGGCAAAAACTTCATACGCATCGATATCGACAGCTCACTCCGCAATCCCCACAAGATCCCCGTCTATGCCCACTCCGTACTTACGGTAGACTATCAAGACAAAGAAGGACATCCAACACGGCTTGCTTATGAAAGGTTAGTGGCGTTTTTGAATGAACGTTTGCCGCACGCAAGTTCGAGCAAGATCGCTGAAACCAGTGTTTAA
- a CDS encoding LysR family transcriptional regulator encodes MNSDWLESFLIFSDTLNFTRAAERLHISQPALHVKITKLSEFIGKPLYQKSGRNLQLTAEGLQLQAFARDQSEQTNNMLKKLRSGTNSEEVCLSAGEGTFLYLLGKSVPVFKKRSSAKLRARTGNQSKVISDVLSGTAHIGITPMETSHESLISSPYTRVGQIVVMPTTHPLASKRKLKIEYLQGQSLIVPPEDKPHRILINRLLMSAQIDWQVAVEVNGWELMLHFAKQGMGLAIVNEYCKVPKGLTARALPEFPSIQFQLIKRRFGSTRPAIAELEEILFSHKESWKNEHRQR; translated from the coding sequence ATGAATTCAGATTGGCTCGAATCCTTTTTAATTTTCAGTGATACGTTAAACTTCACCCGTGCCGCAGAGCGCCTACACATCTCTCAACCCGCTCTACATGTAAAAATCACAAAATTAAGTGAATTCATTGGCAAGCCGCTGTATCAGAAATCTGGTCGAAATTTACAACTGACAGCTGAAGGCCTTCAACTTCAAGCATTCGCAAGAGATCAAAGCGAACAAACGAATAACATGCTTAAAAAGTTACGATCTGGTACAAACAGCGAAGAGGTCTGTTTAAGTGCCGGAGAAGGGACTTTCTTGTACTTGCTGGGTAAATCAGTTCCGGTTTTCAAAAAACGGTCATCGGCCAAATTGAGAGCAAGAACGGGCAACCAAAGTAAAGTGATCAGTGACGTTCTATCGGGTACCGCACATATTGGTATAACACCCATGGAAACGTCCCATGAATCTTTAATTTCTTCGCCCTATACTCGCGTAGGTCAAATCGTGGTGATGCCCACAACCCACCCTTTGGCTTCAAAACGAAAGCTGAAAATAGAATATCTGCAAGGCCAGTCACTCATTGTGCCACCGGAAGATAAACCTCACCGGATTTTGATTAATCGATTGCTGATGAGCGCTCAAATCGATTGGCAAGTCGCAGTAGAAGTCAACGGATGGGAATTAATGCTACATTTCGCCAAACAAGGAATGGGGTTAGCGATCGTCAATGAATATTGCAAGGTTCCAAAAGGTCTTACAGCAAGAGCTCTTCCAGAATTCCCTTCAATTCAATTTCAACTAATCAAACGGCGTTTCGGAAGCACCAGACCGGCAATAGCAGAGCTGGAAGAGATACTTTTCTCACACAAGGAATCCTGGAAAAATGAGCACAGACAAAGATAA